One window of the Periophthalmus magnuspinnatus isolate fPerMag1 chromosome 17, fPerMag1.2.pri, whole genome shotgun sequence genome contains the following:
- the LOC117384667 gene encoding tripartite motif-containing protein 16-like protein — MAEPREPLNSNVSCVQDSERRAHERRTKMQGEVEESKQKILQQIQDREWDLKVLQEEHENIGRSADAALVDIWNNFTQFVSVMEKQINEITQQIKTQQESEQQRIKDHQEKLQQEIVDLKVKFFDLDNLPDNSAPLKIKIPPSSPRICSCTLRYFADFPTAVASLTSKLQQTLSEDFLKISQTIPEVLLSKPQLQPKIRSEFLQYSRSLTLDPNTAHTMLLLSNNNQKVIFTGEHQTYSQNSERFTHWPQVLSRESLPGRSYFEVDWVGEGVYVALALKSIKRQGNSYECVFGSNEKSWALCCTKQSYSFMYNGVKTKVKFLSSQRIGVYLDYAAGILCFYSIFTDRVVLLRKVVFRFSEPLHVGLRLWANESTASFNLL, encoded by the exons ATGGCGGAACCACGAGAACCATTAAACAGCAACGTCTCTTGTGTGCAGGACAGTGAGAGGAGAGCACACGAGCGCAG GACTAAGATGCAGGGGGAGGTTGAAGAGAGCAAACAGAAAATCCTACAGCAGATCCAGGACCGAGAGTGGGACCTGAAAGTCCTCCAAGAAGAGCATGAGAACATCGGCCGCTCTGCAGATGCAGCACTGGTTGACATCTGGAACAATTTTACACAATTTGTTAGTGTGATGGAGAAACAAATTAACGAAATCacgcaacaaatcaaaacacaacaggaGTCTGAGCAACAGCGCATCAAAGATCATCAAGAAAAACTCCAACAAGAGATTGTGGATCTCAAAGTGAAATTTTTTGACTTGGACAACCTACCTGACAACTCCGCACCGCTCAAAATCAAaatccctccttcctctccacGTATTTGTTCCTGCACATTGCGCTACTTTGCCGATTTCCCCACCGCTGTTGCATCGCTTACATCTAAACTCCAGCAAACGTTGAGCGAAGACTTTTTGAAAATCTCACAAACCATTCCTGAAGTTCTCCTCTCCAAACCTCAACTGCAACCAAAAATCCGATCAGAATTCTTACAGTATTCCCGGAGCTTAACTTTAGATCCCAACACGGCTCATACTATGCTTTTACTCTCCAACAACAATCAAAAGGTGATTTTTACAGGCGAGCATCAAACGTATTCGCAAAATTCGGAGCGCTTTACGCACTGGCCCCAAGTTTTGAGTCGAGAAAGCCTACCTGGAAGATCTTATTTTGAAGTGGACTGGGTTGGCGAAGGGGTGTatgtagcgttagcattgaaAAGTATTAAAAGACAAGGCAACTCTTATGAATGCGTTTTTGGGTCCAATGAAAAATCGTGGGCACTCTGTTGTACTAAACAGAGCTACTCCTTCATGTACAATGGcgtcaaaacaaaagtaaaattccTAAGTTCACAGAGAATTGGCGTGTACTTGGATTATGCAGCAggaattctgtgtttttatagcaTTTTTACAGATCGAGTTGTGCTTCTTCGTAAAGTGGTCTTCAGGTTTTCAGAGCCGCTACACGTGGGGCTCAGGCTATGGGCCAATGAGAGCACAGCGAGCTTCAATTTACTGTAA
- the LOC129456998 gene encoding E3 ubiquitin/ISG15 ligase TRIM25-like, giving the protein MSHPLACPICLDFLDRPVTVPCGHSYCMQCVLRHWNTEGDREGAQEGPCCPQCRQRFDPRPRLALNTVLAELSDRERENEGRRGGREKKLRGGAGREREERRGEDMRTTLDVWTLEERTHQGTVSEDHRCEREEVLQREVLTALQTTEQLLQHLLCLIEPTSSKLQPGTQPQPAGPTEPQHGPPGQTQPQQGPLEQTKPQGPSGQTQPGTISQLQQEHPGWTQSGTNTQPQQGPLGQPHLDNLHRSYTNHLNYKQSLTSLYPPGFLTNISSALSEFQQKLQSYISDEWTSLPQPVPTPLPRTREELLQYSRSICLDSNTANPRVRLSQGNTRAILSRDNQNYGQHWGRFTDFAQVLSEENLSGKSYVEVEWSGWGFYLALASKSVPRSGKDSRFGSGDRSWALHCEKTGYELVHRGLGHSLSGPRSSKVAVFLDQTAGQLSFYSLTPHLHLLHTTSTGPMQHLALGVHLYSVGDYVHFCQPQ; this is encoded by the exons ATGTCTCACCCTCTTGCTTGTCCCATCTGCCTGGACTTCCTGGACAGACCTGTGACTGTGCCCTGTGGACACAGCTACTGTATGCAGTGTGTGCTCCGGCACTGGAATACAGAGGGGGACCGAGAGGGAGCACAAGAGGGGCCCTGCTGTCCCCAGTGCAGGCAGAGGTTTGACCCCCGACCCCGATTGGCTCTGAACACTGTGCTGGCTGAGCtctcagacagagagagagagaatgaagggagaagaggagggagagagaagaaactgagaggaggagcagggagagagagggaggagagaagaggagaggacatgAGAACCACCTTAGACGTGTGGACACTAGAGGAGAGGACACACCAGGGAACAGTCTCTGAAGACCACAG GTGTGAGCGTGAGGAGGTCCTTCAAAGAGAGGTCCTCACAGCTTTGCAGACCACAGAGCAGCTCCTCCAACATCTCCTTTGCCTGATAGAACCAACTTCCTCTAAGCTACAGCCAGGGACCCAGCCGCAACCTGCAGGACCCACAGAGCCCCAACACGGACCTCCAGGACAGACCCAGCCCCAACAGGGTCCTTTAGAACAGACCAAGCCCCAAGGACCTTCAGGACAGACCCAGCCAGGGACCATTAGCCAGCTCCAGCAGGAACATCCAGGGTGGACACAATCAGGGACTAATACCCAGCCCCAACAGGGACCTCTTGGACAGCCACACCTGGACAACCTACACAGATCCTACACCAACCATCTGAACTACAAACAGTCCTTAACCTCTTTATACCCCCCAGGATTCCTCACAAACATCTCATCTGCTCTCTCTGAATTCCAGCAGAAGCTTCAATCGTATATTAGTGACGAATGGACATCTCTTCCACAGCCAGTACCAACTCCCCTTCCACGCACCAGAGAGGAACTGCTACAATACTCACGTTCCATATGTCTGGACTCCAACACAGCTAACCCCAGAGTGCGCCTCTCCCAGGGGAATACGCGGGCCATCCTATCGCGGGACAACCAGAACTATGGTCAGCACTGGGGCAGGTTCACAGACTTTGCCCAGGTCCTGAGTGAGGAGAACCTGAGTGGAAAGAGTTATGTGGAAGTGGAGTGGTCTGGCTGGGGGTTCTACCTGGCACTCGCCTCCAAGAGTGTCCCGCGGTCAGGAAAAGACAGCAG GTTTGGGTCAGGCGATCGATCGTGGGCGCTGCACTGTGAGAAGACTGGCTATGAGCTGGTGCACAGAGGACTTGGCCATTCTCTCTCAGGTCCTCGCTCCTCCAAAGTGGCTGTTTTCCTGGACCAGACCGCTGGTCAGCTGAGCTTCTACAGTCTGACCCCTCACCTACACCTGCTCCACACGACCAGCACAGGGCCCATGCAGCACCTGGCTCTGGGGGTCCACCTCTACTCTGTGGGGGATTATGTGCACTTCTGTCAGCCTCAATAA